A stretch of DNA from Ricinus communis isolate WT05 ecotype wild-type chromosome 4, ASM1957865v1, whole genome shotgun sequence:
CCCAAAGAAAGAATTTCCTGCATCCTCTCTGGCCAATCTGAATTTAGCCTACGAGCAAAGTCCTCCACTTCCCTGaatcaagaaaaaatatttatatttgaatcaaaatacAATAGCCAACAATTCTCTCTGACACACAAGATGCAGGCAAATAAAATGAAGATGTACTGCTATTTTCAACATCTTCCAAATGAAAATACTTACTGCAAGACAATATTGAATTTACTATCAATCAAGCTACTAAATTGCAGTCTGACCTGTCAAGTTCCTCCTTCATTGCAGGATCTAAATCATCATCAATGTCAGCATCATCAAATTCAAGCTTAGGCGAAAGTGAGGCAGCTCCAGACTCTTGCCTTGAGGTTTTGCTTGGAGAGGCCACCATATCTCTAACCTCCCCACTATGGCAAGCAGAGGGGCAAGAATTTGTCTTCTGacatcaacaaaaataaactaacAAGTGAgccaaagaaaataaagagctTACCTCCAGGTAATTCTATAAACATATATGGTTACTGCACATAGTTGTACAAGCTTAAAGCAAACACCATGCACCAATGGAAGTGCTGTGACGGCATACATGCACGTgtaaaacacacacacacaaagaAATGCAACCTTGTTATGATTctcatttaaattatttgaagaagattCCTTTGATTGGTCTTTTCTTCTCcggttcttttttttgttcttactAGTTCTTCCACCTTTTGGATCTGCAAAGAAAAGCCAGATTTGCAAGATCAGCTATTTGAATACAGATCCTATGAAAAAACTCCCAGAAGCCACGTAATTAACATGAAAGATTACTAGAATATCTGTACTGAGTGAGCAAGCTGGTTGCTATCAAGTTGGTAAGAAGATAAAGCATGCCATCTTCACAGAACTAAGACGATTATTTTGCTGGCATACCTCCATCTGCACCGTTTATATATGATAACAGATCATCGACTGAGCGTTCATCCACACGCTCCTCCTCAACCTCAACATTCTGGTACATGCATTTTGaagagttaaaataaattgaggaGAGGGGGGGGAAAGAGATTAAGAAAAGGCCGCAAACAGCAGCAGAAATAAGAGTAATCACCTTCATTTTCTCTCGTTCTTTCAATTCCTTCCTCTTTCTAGCATATAAGCGATTTAGAAGCCGGATCCGTGGATCGTCAGTTACGTTTCTAAGGGGCTCCAATTTCTCTTcctataaaaaaagaagttatttGTGGAAAAATATCGGCGCGGAGCAAAAATTGAAAGCACCAACTTCTTGTTTGCAACAAACCTCTGTGAGATCGTCAGGTAAATGAAAAGTCTCACGTATCTCCTCAGGAGTTTTCCCTTCAATAATTCGAGCAAGTGCGCGACTCGTAAGATCGACCAAAGGTTTTAATTGGAGGCTATCAGCAGCAGATGTCAACTCACATAATCTTTTTGTATCCATGCGAATAAATTTTTCATCAAAAGTTTTCCGCTCCTAGACATAAGAACAAGCAAGCATAGATAAATATTAACAATCATATAGATCATCTCCTTCTTACGTTCTTATACTAACCCCAACCTTCCCAtcgaaatgaaaaaaagaaaatgtgcTGATAAAATAACATCTTTAAAACACTTCATAAGGTGGTTTGAAGCAGTACTGCGTTcctttaatatcaaaatttcattatatgattcattaataatatgagaagtACTAACAAgtaagagagaaagagaatttTCGACATAGGGgatacaaaagaagaaatgggGAAAAGAAATCAGACCTTATTAGAGCGACCTGGTACTTGATGAAACCGACAATAATCAAGTATTAAACCCAAAATTGCAGGATTCACCCGTTGAGGAAGTGATATAGCATAGTTCTTGGAAGATCCCATGCCCGTTTGAAGAATTTCCCGGCATATCATGGGGCAAAACATGGCAACCTCTTCTTCTACTTGTTGGATTGAACCATCAGCAGTTTGGAGCCAAATGTAAGATTTCATCTTGAAACACAGCACATATAGAATAtcaagcaagggtaaataaaaTCTGGAAGCAAAGGCTAAAAGGTAAGATAAATAAGCAAGTATTATTGTAGTTTTTAAGTCAGTACAGGACAATAGACATCCTGATTCTAGAAATCTAAATTTCAATAACTGctaaacaaccccataaacaattatgttcatattattattgtaacTCCCTCAAATGATTAAACTGCAGATAAACTATTCCCCTGAAAAACAAATTTCCCACAACGTACATACATCATTAACAACCAGTAAACTCAAACAAGGAAATCTAAGCagctaaaatatgaaattagtCAAAAATTACCATTAGACGACTGAAAGTACCTCAGGTTTCACTACAGCCATACTGCCTTCTGACATCTCACGATAACTATAGAACTTATTAAGAATGCCTGAAGGATGAACAACCCTGTGAATACCTGAAAGGTGAACCACCCTGCAGTCTGCGCCTATAGTTTCAAAAACAAGGAAGAAATAATGTAAATAAAGTCTGCCACTTCTTCAAAAGGTTCACTTTGCTAGTGTATAAACTCTTTATCAGCGCTCCCCAAACTGCAACTTTATCGTATCCTGACAGCAAATTTATCAGCATTCTTATCAAGAAAGCTTCCTCAAATCTCGTTACTCTACAAACAGGCAACACAGAAACAAGACCAGCAAGACACCATGAgatgttatattatataacaaGTATGCTAATGGCAGCATAACTacacacacacaaaaaaaaaaaaaaaaaaattaataacaatcAAATTCTCTTCAATCTTATCCCCAAAAATGACAACCAGGTCGTCAAAAAGAGGAAAGCTTTTTAAACCAATTTACTGAAGCTTATTTATGGAATATGACATTTATTCCAAAAAGATAACAAAGAGAACTCCTTTAACAGGAAGAAATCAGACACAACATAAAGTTTGGTGCCAACTCATTTCATAATTCATGCTCTTTTGCTATAATTATTTGGATTCATTTATATGCACGCAACAATCAGCAATTATGTTATTACATACTATTACTTCAATCTAAGGACACAAATTTGTAAGATTCCAAAGGAAAATGTTGGGTCCAAAATTGGACCCATTTTGATGGCGAGTTTGAAATCTAAATTCTGAATTTGAGATTTATGCAAAGATTAGGGGCTTGTAAATGAAGGGGAAAAATCCTCAACCAAATCTTAGATACAAACTGGAAGTGAAACTTCATCCTGTATTGAGGTATCTCAATTTCATTCTCTTTTCAACCCCTTTATGAATCTAATCAGCCATTAAAAAAAAGCCCTGTGCAAGTACTTTGAACTAAAAATGAAAACCAAATCCCTTCATTTCATATTCCCTCTACCCACATGCAAGCTCATAGACTACAACTATGATAAGCTTCAAAGAGAAAAACACAATTATAAAAAGGACTGCAATATTAAAACTCAAGAGAAAACGTTAATATTCCAATTTTCACATATAAAAGCCAGAAATGAACGCACTCTTAAATGACAAGTTTGGTTATTCtcatatatttaaacaaatgaataaataatacaGAACTTCCTGTAACTTAGCTAACCCCATATAAACTTATAACAAAAAGTGaagaattatgaaattattgaaaattaaataaaagtcaCAAGAAACTATCAGAAATGAAATGCAATTTCCATAAGAACAAACTTAAAACACACAATGAAACAGAATTTAGACCATTACATCAATTAGTTAAGTAAActcaaaatcaattatatgcatttaaacagagagacagagagggaacaaaaaaaaaaaaaaagaggggaTAAGTGTTTTGCATACCTTAAAATAAAGACTGAAATGAAaccaaaaacaaattaaaagatttatcagTAAGAAGGGAGACAATAAGGACCCTGTGTTAGGGTTTTCTCAGGAAaccttcttttttcctttttttttaatttttggctgtaatttctgttttctgtttctgtgttttttttcttttttttcttttttttttttctaattcccACCCTTACGATAATGTGTCTGCTGCCTGCTGTTTTGAGGTCCGCACGTGCCTGCTATCGGAAACGAGGCTGTCGCCGCACGTGCTGGTGGTTAGGGTTTGGATGGAAGTTTTAGAATTTTGATTCATGGGTTTGGGTCTTTCGTCGGTTATGGATACTTGGGTAGTTCGGGTTTCGTCTCGTTTTTCTGTTTTTAGTTCATAATGGCAGATGAGATTTTGAAGATGGGCCTATTTGCAGTTGATCCATCTAGATAATGGTTTCAATTGGATCCAACGCTGTGTTTGATGTGAAATTTGtttcctaatttttctttccttaatttatttaattgaaggAAAAGAATGCTAAAGAGGAGAAAAGAGAATTGAAGGATAGGGaggataaaatatttgataaaaataattattagaaagaaagagaacaaaatcaattaaattttgaattttattcttataagaatataaataaataataattaattaaattctattttttctatgaattgagttttttttttattccaaATGGTGGGTGATTAATTTcaacttataaataatatatatgtgaaAATTAGTGAAGTATCTATGAATCCTAGTTACCACCCTTAAAATggtctttatatttaaataatataaaattaagaaattatagaaattgGCATGGACAAATTGACTTTTACTTATGAACTTACTTCtattaatatacatataaaaacttgtgaatatcattttcaaatatgtgatttgttttcttagagGTTGAAAATCTTGATTTTCCAACTAAGTATCCTAGCTGGAAAGCTAAATGCTATAGAAAATCAATCCAAAGAATTTCACCTCAAAAAGTGAcaatcttattaaaatataaaatatagtattaaattactattatatattttattatttattgattatcTATCTGTATAtgagaatataaattaaatttagagaataattttctaaatcaAAACCATTAATTTACATGACAAACAAATAATAGATTACATGGTTCTATTGTTAATCAAAACTAATAAactttagaaatttattattatttatatatttagtgtcatatgtttatatattctttttataattctaaccAAATAAATAAGCATATAATGTAGAATATGATAACACAACGTGCAGGTACCAGTCTGTGTTACAGCCTtgagataattttaaaaagaaaagaaaaagaaaaagaaacgtTGCATTGGTGGTGTCCttaattcctttttcttttttctttcttctttttattgtgGAACAGAGGTGTTTATCAAATTAAGCCGTAATAAAGTCTGTTATCCAAACAAGAAAActgtacaaaaataatttaagatgaaGCGATATCGAGGCTAATCTGTCGACCTGTATATTAATAATGGCCTCAGAGTTTGGTTGGCAGCACCAGCATGGATTCCACTAGTGGCTACTGAATAGCTATATAAGCGACGAAAAAACTGCCACTGGTTTTACTCTTCAGTGGCCGATTGGATTGTTAGGAAAAGACTCACCACCTCTGTTCACAAATTGTTGAAAGAACAGAGAGAAAGAATGTGGTTGTTTAGCAAGAAAAGCCCATCGGGGTTCTCATCATCTTCCACAGCTGAGCAAGTTACACAAGGGATTGATGGCTCTGGTCTTACTGCCATTGTTACAGGTTCGAAGTTTCAacttttatcttgttttacGTTTCCTTCTGCACACAAGATCTCTTTCGTTTCTTGCTTATTATGTGTTTTTGCACGTTCAAACAAGATTGTATTTTGGGTGTGTTCCAATTAtccctttttgtttttctggGCGTTGGTTTATTTTTAGTCATGTCTGTTGTGGTAAGGGTAGAGCTTTTGTAATTTTAGATAAGAATGGGTATTGAAAGGAGATATTAGCTGCTTTGGTGTTTTAAAGGCAGCAATCCAATTTTCTGATGTTATCTTTGgcatttattcttttagaacGTTTTTACGTTCACAAGAATTTCACGATAGCAACTTTAGGAGGCGGTCTGCTTCATTTAATTGCATTTGATACATGAAAATGAGAGTTAACCAACTACTTTCTATACGTTTGGTTTTCTACATGAAATAGAAATgtgatttatcttttttctcaGAATGTTACTTCTGTCCTATGATTTCTCATGCATGTTTTTGGTTCTACCAAGTTCAATTTTCATTTGTTGTCGCAGTTGTCTGTTAATTGGTGAAACTTTTATTGCCCAATTACCAAGTGGATTTACAATCCAAGGAATTTACCCACTGGATTTAGAGACCTAGTTTATCTAAAATCTATTAGGAGCTGCAACTTTGAACTCATTTGTTAATTTGATTGAATGTCAATAATATTTCGATGTGAACGATATCCATATACTTCATGATTTATTGGTCATTAGTCTCCGAGTTTTGCTTTTGATTTGGGTACATAGAACATAAACATAAACATATAGATATTTGTTTTTACCTACAATAGTATGTTGCTGACTGTCAATTTTCTCTCTGTCACCCATTATTAGGAGCTTCTAGTGGTATTGGAACTGAAACTACCCGCGTACTTGCATCATGTGGTGTCCATGTAGTTATGGCAGTGAGGAATTTGGTTTCTGGAAGAAATGTCAAAGAAACTATCATAAAGGAAATCCCCACAGCCAAAGTTGATGCTATGGAATTGGATCTCAGTTCAATGGCATCTGTAAGAAAGTTTGCATCAGATTTTAATTCCTCAGGTCTTCCATTGAACATCCTAATGTAAGAGTAGATCAGAACCTTGATGGTAGATTTTGTTGCATATACTGTACAATTCACATGATTGTTTATATCATTTATCTATTAGACACATTGCACATGTCTTGGGGGTGTCTCTTTATTGCTTAGCTAAGCAGTTATAGGCAAAGAATGACggatctttttccttttcttctttaccgtAAAGTAACAATGCAGGAGTCATGGCAACTCCCTTCATGCTTTCCAAAGACAACATAGAACTACAGTTTGCAACAAATCACTTAGGTATGTTGCACCTGTCTTGTACTGCAATTGGTACTTGCTTTGGCACAGACACAGCTCATTTCTTGTTTTCCTTTTGCTttgagatttaattatttccaGCAATAGTTATAAGATAGCTATTTTCcaattatcataattttcaaTGCAATTGTGTTGACTTGGCTTTTGATATTTCCGCCTCCAACACACATCTGTTTtcaggaaaaaataaaattgataatttgaaaatgaagttgaTATGCTAGACTTTAATGCAGCTCATTTATGGCTCCATACTGGCCATCTACCTTTGTAAATGAAATACAGTGACAGTTGTCTGTTCTTATAAGAAAGGCTGCTTTTCCTACATTTTCAGCTATTTAGGGACTGTTTGAGATTGCTGTTAGGTGTTAAAAAAAAggtttatatcttttaattaatagattcattttttaaattttttataaattgctTTTGTTGAGCCTGCTGTTAGAAAAACATCCATTTACCCACTTCTCTCCAAAagcagtttttttttttttttataaaaataaaggtcTTTTTTCGAAAACAGTTTTGCAATTTGAAATTCCTAACAGGGTTTTAGCAGTGAAACGGTATCTGTTCTCATTAAAAAAGTTGTTGCaggtcattttcttttgacaaaTCTTCTTTTGGACACCATGAAGAAAACAGCCCATCAAAGTAATAGAGAAGGAAGAATTGTAAATGTCTCATCAGAGGCGCATCGATACTCTTATCATGAAGGAATtcgttttgataaaattaatgacCGGTCCGGGTAAAGCAATCACAATCTAGAACTactttcattttctcatttttagaGGTATTCATTTTCAGCTCAGCAATATGTTCTCTTTGTGAAACATGCACCTACTTTGTGGCTATAGCCTGGTGCTTTTTAACTTGCACAATGTTCTAAAGACCTTAATTCTAATTGTTTCATCCTTTTTCAGAGATTCAGCATTCTGTAGTGCTGACATTCTACATAGTTTATTACCAATATTTGAGCatgagaatttaatttaactgtGTTAATTTCTTGATATACTCTTGCTGCATTTATCTTAATCTTTTCTGAGTGGATAATATGATTATGTTATAGGTATAGCAGTTTTCGTGCCTATGGTCAATCAAAGCTTGCTAATGTGTTGCATGCTAATGAGCTCACTAGACGACTAAAGGTATTCAGTCTTCTCTTTTATTCAAACTACTGGAAAATAGTGGTGCAGATTAGAGTTATTAGTGTAGTCTGTGAAGCCTGGAACCACAagtaaacatattttattgtttgataAAGATGTTTATAACTTCGAATGCTGAGCAAAAGATATACATTGATCGACtgttttttcttgctttttatCCACTCAGAATTTTGATTTGTAAGAGCAAATGTTTTTCACTTACATGGTAGAAAAGCTTTTATCATTTCTTTGAGTTTGGGCATTTCAGCTGCAtcttatctttaaatttattttgcatttcagaTTGAACTGAAACAACTCTCTCCATGCTTTTTGGCTCAATAAGTTTAATATTGCTTCCTTCATACAAATATCCACCTCTGATGACTGAACCAACCTATGTTGATTCTTAAACATTAGAGGTCACAACGTGGGCAAAAGACACTAGACGTGAGTTTGTATGTGCTGTATGAACCATTGCAAATGTATCATGGTAGTATTGTTATGTTGAGTGGAAACCGGTTATGTTTGATTTTCATGTTAAGCAGGAAGATGGGGTCAACATAACTGCAAATTCACTTCATCCCGGAGCAATTGTCACCAATCTTTTCCGTCATATGAACATCATCAATGGTAACTACTATAGCTGTTT
This window harbors:
- the LOC8280995 gene encoding SKP1-like protein 21 isoform X1, with translation MSEGSMAVVKPEMKSYIWLQTADGSIQQVEEEVAMFCPMICREILQTGMGSSKNYAISLPQRVNPAILGLILDYCRFHQVPGRSNKERKTFDEKFIRMDTKRLCELTSAADSLQLKPLVDLTSRALARIIEGKTPEEIRETFHLPDDLTEEEKLEPLRNVTDDPRIRLLNRLYARKRKELKEREKMKVITLISAAVCGLFLISFPPLSSIYFNSSKCMYQNVEVEEERVDERSVDDLLSYINGADGDPKGGRTSKNKKKNRRRKDQSKESSSNNLNENHNKKTNSCPSACHSGEVRDMVASPSKTSRQESGAASLSPKLEFDDADIDDDLDPAMKEELDREVEDFARRLNSDWPERMQEILSLGQERRLVPLSMNGNGSLSRYSGKFFLGFDNFSIGLPLGLASIYVIFSTWDTGVEGSEMLE
- the LOC8280995 gene encoding SKP1-like protein 21 isoform X6, whose product is MSEGSMAVVKPEMKSYIWLQTADGSIQQVEEEVAMFCPMICREILQTGMGSSKNYAISLPQRVNPAILGLILDYCRFHQVPGRSNKERKTFDEKFIRMDTKRLCELTSAADSLQLKPLVDLTSRALARIIEGKTPEEIRETFHLPDDLTEEEKLEPLRNVTDDPRIRLLNRLYARKRKELKEREKMKNVEVEEERVDERSVDDLLSYINGADGDPKGGRTSKNKKKNRRRKDQSKESSSNNLNENHNKTNSCPSACHSGEVRDMVASPSKTSRQESGAASLSPKLEFDDADIDDDLDPAMKEELDREVEDFARRLNSDWPERMQEILSLGQERRLVPLSMNGNGSLSRYSGKFFLGFDNFSIGLPLGLASIYVIFSTWDTGVEGSEMLE
- the LOC8280995 gene encoding SKP1-like protein 21 isoform X5, with the protein product MSEGSMAVVKPEMKSYIWLQTADGSIQQVEEEVAMFCPMICREILQTGMGSSKNYAISLPQRVNPAILGLILDYCRFHQVPGRSNKERKTFDEKFIRMDTKRLCELTSAADSLQLKPLVDLTSRALARIIEGKTPEEIRETFHLPDDLTEEEKLEPLRNVTDDPRIRLLNRLYARKRKELKEREKMKNVEVEEERVDERSVDDLLSYINGADGDPKGGRTSKNKKKNRRRKDQSKESSSNNLNENHNKKTNSCPSACHSGEVRDMVASPSKTSRQESGAASLSPKLEFDDADIDDDLDPAMKEELDREVEDFARRLNSDWPERMQEILSLGQERRLVPLSMNGNGSLSRYSGKFFLGFDNFSIGLPLGLASIYVIFSTWDTGVEGSEMLE
- the LOC8280995 gene encoding SKP1-like protein 21 isoform X3; amino-acid sequence: MMKSYIWLQTADGSIQQVEEEVAMFCPMICREILQTGMGSSKNYAISLPQRVNPAILGLILDYCRFHQVPGRSNKERKTFDEKFIRMDTKRLCELTSAADSLQLKPLVDLTSRALARIIEGKTPEEIRETFHLPDDLTEEEKLEPLRNVTDDPRIRLLNRLYARKRKELKEREKMKVITLISAAVCGLFLISFPPLSSIYFNSSKCMYQNVEVEEERVDERSVDDLLSYINGADGDPKGGRTSKNKKKNRRRKDQSKESSSNNLNENHNKKTNSCPSACHSGEVRDMVASPSKTSRQESGAASLSPKLEFDDADIDDDLDPAMKEELDREVEDFARRLNSDWPERMQEILSLGQERRLVPLSMNGNGSLSRYSGKFFLGFDNFSIGLPLGLASIYVIFSTWDTGVEGSEMLE
- the LOC8280995 gene encoding SKP1-like protein 21 isoform X2, whose protein sequence is MSEGSMAVVKPEMKSYIWLQTADGSIQQVEEEVAMFCPMICREILQTGMGSSKNYAISLPQRVNPAILGLILDYCRFHQVPGRSNKERKTFDEKFIRMDTKRLCELTSAADSLQLKPLVDLTSRALARIIEGKTPEEIRETFHLPDDLTEEEKLEPLRNVTDDPRIRLLNRLYARKRKELKEREKMKVITLISAAVCGLFLISFPPLSSIYFNSSKCMYQNVEVEEERVDERSVDDLLSYINGADGDPKGGRTSKNKKKNRRRKDQSKESSSNNLNENHNKTNSCPSACHSGEVRDMVASPSKTSRQESGAASLSPKLEFDDADIDDDLDPAMKEELDREVEDFARRLNSDWPERMQEILSLGQERRLVPLSMNGNGSLSRYSGKFFLGFDNFSIGLPLGLASIYVIFSTWDTGVEGSEMLE
- the LOC8280995 gene encoding SKP1-like protein 21 isoform X4, coding for MKSYIWLQTADGSIQQVEEEVAMFCPMICREILQTGMGSSKNYAISLPQRVNPAILGLILDYCRFHQVPGRSNKERKTFDEKFIRMDTKRLCELTSAADSLQLKPLVDLTSRALARIIEGKTPEEIRETFHLPDDLTEEEKLEPLRNVTDDPRIRLLNRLYARKRKELKEREKMKVITLISAAVCGLFLISFPPLSSIYFNSSKCMYQNVEVEEERVDERSVDDLLSYINGADGDPKGGRTSKNKKKNRRRKDQSKESSSNNLNENHNKKTNSCPSACHSGEVRDMVASPSKTSRQESGAASLSPKLEFDDADIDDDLDPAMKEELDREVEDFARRLNSDWPERMQEILSLGQERRLVPLSMNGNGSLSRYSGKFFLGFDNFSIGLPLGLASIYVIFSTWDTGVEGSEMLE
- the LOC8280995 gene encoding SKP1-like protein 21 isoform X7, producing MSEGSMAVVKPEMKSYIWLQTADGSIQQVEEEVAMFCPMICREILQTGMGSSKNYAISLPQRVNPAILGLILDYCRFHQVPGRSNKERKTFDEKFIRMDTKRLCELTSAADSLQLKPLVDLTSRALARIIEGKTPEEIRETFHLPDDLTEEEKLEPLRNVTDDPRIRLLNRLYARKRKELKEREKMKVITLISAAVCGLFLISFPPLSSIYFNSSKCMYQNVEVEEERVDERSVDDLLSYINGADGDPKGGRTSKNKKKNRRRKDQSKESSSNNLNENHNKKTNSCPSACHSGEVRDMVASPSKTSRQESGAASLSPKLEFDDADIDDDLDPAMKEELDREVEDFARRLNSDWPERMQEILSLGQERRLVPLSMNGNGSLSRYSGLDRR
- the LOC8280995 gene encoding SKP1-like protein 21 isoform X9, which codes for MSEGSMAVVKPEMKSYIWLQTADGSIQQVEEEVAMFCPMICREILQTGMGSSKNYAISLPQRVNPAILGLILDYCRFHQVPGRSNKERKTFDEKFIRMDTKRLCELTSAADSLQLKPLVDLTSRALARIIEGKTPEEIRETFHLPDDLTEEEKLEPLRNVTDDPRIRLLNRLYARKRKELKEREKMKVITLISAAVCGLFLISFPPLSSIYFNSSKCMYQNVEVEEERVDERSVDDLLSYINGADGDPKGGRTSKNKKKNRRRKDQSKESSSNNLNENHNKKTNSCPSACHSGEVRDMVASPSKTSRQESGAASLSPKLEFDDADIDDDLDPAMKEELDREVEDFARRLNSDWPERMQEILSLGQERRLVPLSMNGNGSLSRYSVG
- the LOC8280995 gene encoding SKP1-like protein 21 isoform X8 gives rise to the protein MSEGSMAVVKPEMKSYIWLQTADGSIQQVEEEVAMFCPMICREILQTGMGSSKNYAISLPQRVNPAILGLILDYCRFHQVPGRSNKERKTFDEKFIRMDTKRLCELTSAADSLQLKPLVDLTSRALARIIEGKTPEEIRETFHLPDDLTEEEKLEPLRNVTDDPRIRLLNRLYARKRKELKEREKMKVITLISAAVCGLFLISFPPLSSIYFNSSKCMYQNVEVEEERVDERSVDDLLSYINGADGDPKGGRTSKNKKKNRRRKDQSKESSSNNLNENHNKKTNSCPSACHSGEVRDMVASPSKTSRQESGAASLSPKLEFDDADIDDDLDPAMKEELDREVEDFARRLNSDWPERMQEILSLGQERRLVPLSMNGNGSLSRYSDRR
- the LOC8280994 gene encoding short-chain dehydrogenase TIC 32, chloroplastic isoform X1 is translated as MWLFSKKSPSGFSSSSTAEQVTQGIDGSGLTAIVTGASSGIGTETTRVLASCGVHVVMAVRNLVSGRNVKETIIKEIPTAKVDAMELDLSSMASVRKFASDFNSSGLPLNILINNAGVMATPFMLSKDNIELQFATNHLGHFLLTNLLLDTMKKTAHQSNREGRIVNVSSEAHRYSYHEGIRFDKINDRSGYSSFRAYGQSKLANVLHANELTRRLKQEDGVNITANSLHPGAIVTNLFRHMNIINGMVNVLGKLVLKNVQQGAATTCYVAMHPQVKGISGEYFSDSNLAKASAHGRDVELGKKLWDFSMKLVS
- the LOC8280994 gene encoding short-chain dehydrogenase TIC 32, chloroplastic isoform X2, with product MWLFSKKSPSGFSSSSTAEQVTQGIDGSGLTAIVTGASSGIGTETTRVLASCGVHVVMAVRNLVSGRNVKETIIKEIPTAKVDAMELDLSSMASVRKFASDFNSSGLPLNILINNAGVMATPFMLSKDNIELQFATNHLGHFLLTNLLLDTMKKTAHQSNREGRIVNVSSEAHRYSYHEGIRFDKINDRSGYSSFRAYGQSKLANVLHANELTRRLKEDGVNITANSLHPGAIVTNLFRHMNIINGMVNVLGKLVLKNVQQGAATTCYVAMHPQVKGISGEYFSDSNLAKASAHGRDVELGKKLWDFSMKLVS
- the LOC8280994 gene encoding short-chain dehydrogenase TIC 32, chloroplastic isoform X4, which gives rise to MWLFSKKSPSGFSSSSTAEQVTQGIDGSGLTAIVTGASSGIGTETTRVLASCGVHVVMAVRNLVSGRNVKETIIKEIPTAKVDAMELDLSSMASVRKFASDFNSSGLPLNILINNAGVMATPFMLSKDNIELQFATNHLGHFLLTNLLLDTMKKTAHQSNREGRIVNVSSEAHRYSYHEGIRFDKINDRSGFRAYGQSKLANVLHANELTRRLKEDGVNITANSLHPGAIVTNLFRHMNIINGMVNVLGKLVLKNVQQGAATTCYVAMHPQVKGISGEYFSDSNLAKASAHGRDVELGKKLWDFSMKLVS
- the LOC8280994 gene encoding short-chain dehydrogenase TIC 32, chloroplastic isoform X3: MWLFSKKSPSGFSSSSTAEQVTQGIDGSGLTAIVTGASSGIGTETTRVLASCGVHVVMAVRNLVSGRNVKETIIKEIPTAKVDAMELDLSSMASVRKFASDFNSSGLPLNILINNAGVMATPFMLSKDNIELQFATNHLGHFLLTNLLLDTMKKTAHQSNREGRIVNVSSEAHRYSYHEGIRFDKINDRSGFRAYGQSKLANVLHANELTRRLKQEDGVNITANSLHPGAIVTNLFRHMNIINGMVNVLGKLVLKNVQQGAATTCYVAMHPQVKGISGEYFSDSNLAKASAHGRDVELGKKLWDFSMKLVS